The Nomascus leucogenys isolate Asia chromosome 23, Asia_NLE_v1, whole genome shotgun sequence genome includes a window with the following:
- the LOC100607088 gene encoding histone H3.3 encodes MARTKQTARKSTGGKAPRKQIATKAARKSTPSTAGVKKPHRYRPGTVALREIRRYQKSTELLIRRLPFQRLLREIAQEFNADLRFQSAAVGALQEASEAYLVGLFEDTNLCAIHAGRVTIMPRDIQLARRIRGDRA; translated from the coding sequence ATGGCCCGAACCAAGCAGACAGCTCGTAAATCCACGGGTGGGAAAGCCCCCCGCAAACAGATAGCCACGAAAGCCGCCAGGAAAAGCACCCCCTCCACCGCCGGGGTGAAGAAGCCGCATCGCTACCGGCCCGGGACCGTGGCGCTGCGAGAGATCCGTCGCTACCAGAAGTCGACCGAGCTGCTGATCCGCAGGCTGCCCTTCCAGAGGCTGCTGAGGGAGATCGCGCAGGAGTTCAACGCCGACCTGAGGTTTCAGAGCGCGGCCGTCGGTGCGCTGCAGGAGGCCAGCGAGGCGTACCTGGTGGGGCTGTTCGAAGACACCAACCTGTGTGCCATCCACGCTGGGAGAGTCACCATCATGCCCAGAGACATCCAGCTGGCTCGCCGGATACGGGGGGACAGAGCTTAA